AATCATTGAGTCGGCAAATAGCCGTCGTCTGGAGTCTAAAACCGGGACTTTTCTGCGCGAACATGACCTAACGGTCCACACGACAGACAGACCCTCTTATCCATGTTTAATTCTGTCAACTCATCCGACAATCTGGGATACGGTATTTTGGCGAACAAATGAGAATATGTACCATGCGATAAATAGTGCGGCAAGTAGAAAAACAGGTGTCGAAGGTCTTGATATGATGTTGGCCCGGACAATACCTGTGTATCAGGGCGAAAAAAGATTAAGGACCTACGATCTAATTGCCCGGATAATATCCCATGGAGGGCAAGTTGTGTTAAATCCGAGCGGAGAAACAGCCTGTAGTAACGATGTTCCGTCGCCGGAAGAAATAAAACTTGGAGCCATGTATAGGTCGTTACAGAGATCAGACATCAGAACAGTGGTGCCGGCTATTGTATGGGTTGATGGAGAAATATGTATCGACGGTACTGTCGGCAGTGCGAGTAAGGTGAATATCATTTTCTCGACACAGCCAATGGATTTGAGCGAGGTCGATTTTCGGCTCGATCGTGCGCCTCCAAATATGGCATTGAAAATTTGTAGAGAATGGCAAAGGTTGTACGCGGAGGCTAGCGGAGTATAGAATAGTTTTTCGCATTAAATACGGAACCTCGGACCGTCCGATTGAATAGTTTTTTCTGGATATCGTTTCTTGTCGTGGACGCAAAATGTACCGTCTGAATTTACCCACTTTTTTTCTTCCTTTTCAAGAAACGATGATATCCCCTCTTGTTGAATTGTTTTTAAATTTTCTATCTCGCTCATTCCGTATCTATCCTGATATCTTTTATCCAAGTGTTTTAGCCTGTCGCAGGGAAATTTATCACAGTTGAAACAGTAATCTCCGCGTCTATCCTTACAAAGTTTAATCCCGCATTTTATGCATTTTCCACTGACCTTTCTGCCACTTAAGCAGCCCGGGCATTTGTTTTTTTCCCGCAGATGATGAAGACAAAGCCCGCAATTCATACCGCAGGGAGCAATAAGGTCTTTGTTTACGGCCATAATTATTTTAATTCCTTCAAGTGATAGGATTCTTTAAGCCAGCCGATAACTAAGTCATCTATGTCGTCAACTGAGTAAATATCAATACAATCTTTGTAAAAATGTTGAGATAACGGTACTGTTTGCTTCACTCTTTTATCGGTGAGAATTCTGTCCAAAGCAAACCTGATTTCCAACCTGTCTTTTTTGGGCAGAGCGGCCAGAAAATCATAGTTGCCAAATAGATGGATACAACAGGGAATTGAGATTACTTGGCATTTACCGATTTTTTCTTCTATTGTCTTTTTCAAAATGCAAAATAATTCCAGGGCTTTTTCTTTGCCCTTGAAATGAAAATCCAGGGGGACTTTTCGGCAGGAGTGGGGCTGGGAGTTTTTGGCGAAAATTCGACTGCAGATTTGACACGTCCACATATAAGTTATGATACTCCAAAAATTAATTTATCGGACTAATTTTGTACTAATAACTTATTAACATATTCCAGGGCCTCAACCTGTTCTTTTTCGAAAATCCGGATGGTTTTTTTCCTGAGAGACGATGGGAGGGAATAGGAGGTATGGATGCCAAAAAACTCTTTTACCAATTTATCTTTTCTTTTTTCAGCTTCATCTAAATAAAGTTCGGCAAATTGATCAATTAATTCGCCTTTGGTTCCGTTTTTGTAAGCCAAAAGAAAGGCCAAAAGCTGCTCGTCCCGGCCTAAACCACTGCCACCATAAGCACTGTCTTTTGTGACCTCACCAAAAATTGCGTAGAGATCTTTTTTCCCGGAATTTAGCATTTGTTTACTTCGAAAACCGATTTTTTCCGGATCAACTCCAAGTGCCTTAAAAAAGATATACATGCGGGCACATTTTTCACAATTACCACACCATAGACTTTTTTTTGCCTCCGGATCATCGGAGAAGCACGACATCTGGAAGCGGCCGATATCGGGATAGCGGTGATGGAGGATATAGCTGATAAAAATTTCATGAATCGGCTCCACTAGACTGCCAAGATGAGTATTGATGGAAAAATGTTTTGGGATTTCCTGGAGCAACTGCATACCGG
The sequence above is a segment of the Candidatus Shapirobacteria bacterium genome. Coding sequences within it:
- a CDS encoding DUF3795 domain-containing protein: MAVNKDLIAPCGMNCGLCLHHLREKNKCPGCLSGRKVSGKCIKCGIKLCKDRRGDYCFNCDKFPCDRLKHLDKRYQDRYGMSEIENLKTIQQEGISSFLEKEEKKWVNSDGTFCVHDKKRYPEKTIQSDGPRFRI
- a CDS encoding DUF5655 domain-containing protein; this encodes MWTCQICSRIFAKNSQPHSCRKVPLDFHFKGKEKALELFCILKKTIEEKIGKCQVISIPCCIHLFGNYDFLAALPKKDRLEIRFALDRILTDKRVKQTVPLSQHFYKDCIDIYSVDDIDDLVIGWLKESYHLKELK